DNA from Deltaproteobacteria bacterium:
TGGTTTCCCGATGCATGGGTCTTTGCTCTTGTTGGTATTGTTATCGTTTATGTCTTTGGTCTTCTCATCGGTGAAAGCCCGGTCAAGCTCGCGACCGAGGGCGGCAAGGCATTCTGGATCCTGATACCCTTTACCATGCAGATGGCGTTCATTATCATCGGCGGATATGTGCTTGCCTCTACTCCCGCCGTTTACTGGCTGATCCAAAAGGTGGCCGGAATCCCCAAGACGGGAAGGGGAGCCATCGCCTTTGTTGCCTTCTTGTCTCTGGTGACCTCCCTGATCTCCTGGGGGTTAAGCCTCATCTTCAGCGGCCTTTTGGTCCGTGAATTGACGAGAAGGGTTAAGGGAATGGACTACCGGGCCGCGGGGGCCGCAGCCTACCTCGGGTTGGGCGCCATCTGGGCCCTCGGTCTTTCCTCCTCGGCACCCCTCATGATGGCCACAAAGGGGGCAATTCCACCTAAACTCTTTGAGATCAGCGGTCTGATCCCCCTGACTCAGACGCTTTTCATCTGGGGAAATTTCTGGATGATAGTCGCCCTCATTGGGGTTTCCGTACCTATTGCCTACTTCTCGGCTCCGAAACCCGAGCGCGCCAAGACAGTGGATTACTTCAACCTGAAATTTGAACAGATCGATACGAGCATCGAGGCGCGGCAGAAACCGGGAGAGTGGCTTGAATACAGCCCTCTGCTGATCATCCTCGTGGCAGGTCTTCTTTGTTGGTACCTGATAGACCTCTTCGGCAAGGATCCCAGGGGGCCATTGGCAGCTCTGGATTTAAATAACTATAACCTGATCTTCATCACCGTGGGCATGCTTCTGCACTGGCGGCCAAAGCGTTTCCTCAAGGCTGTCGCCCAGTCGATTCCCGCAACGGGCGGCGTTCTGATCCAGTTCCCCTTCTACGCCGTGATCTTCGGAATGATCGTCGGTACGGGGATCAACAAGTGGTTGGCCGACCTCTTTTACAGCATGACGACCCAGGGAACCTACCCGCTTCTGGTGGCCGTCTACTCAGCCGTTCTGGGCGTCTTCATCCCCTCAGGCGGAGGCAAGTGGGTCATCGAGGCGCCTTATGTCCTGCAGGCGGCAATTCAGCATCAAGTGAACCTTGGGTGGGTGGTGGTGATCTACAATGCAGCCGAGGCCCTGCCGAACCTCCTGAACCCCTTCTGGATGCTGCCGCTTCTTGGGCTGCTCCATATGAAGGCCCGGGACCTTGTGGGATATTCAGTTCTCCAGATGTTCGTTCACATACCGCTCGTCTTCTTCCTCTGCTGGCTCTTCGCTCAGTACATACCCTTCGTACCTCCCTTGAAGTGACAGGAAGAACGCGTAAAACTGATAGTTGGGATTAATAAAAAGGGCGCTGCCATAAGAGCAGCGCCCTTTATTATCATGACGAAAACAGATTTGAAATTAAAACACGGTCCTTACATTATTTTCCGCTTTTGAAGTCGTCTCTCATCAACTCTCTTGCAATGATCATTCTTCTGATCTCAGAGGTGCCGGCGCCGATCTCCCAGAGTTTCTGATCCAGGAAGTGCCTGGTGACGGGGTATTCGGTGCAATAGCCGTAACCGCCGAATATCTGGATCGCGTCGAGACCGATCTTGGTTCCCATCTCCCCGCAGAAGAGAAGTGCAGCGGCGGCCATGCGGTCAAGGTCCGTACCCTTCCCGCCAACCTTGTTCTCCAGTGAGTCACAATATGCGGCGGCGCTGTATGCCATCCACTTGGAGGCAAGATAGCCTGTGTACATATCGGCCAGCTTCCCCTGGATGGCTTGGAATGTAGCGATGGGCTTACCAAACTGCACCCTTTCCTTGGCATACTTCAGGGAGAGTTCGAGGCAGCTTCTCTGACTGCCGAGGGTACAACCGGAAAGGGTGATTCTCTCCGTGCAGAGACCGCTCGTCAGAACTGCAACGCCTTTATTCAGACCACCTATGAGATTTTCTTCAGGCAGTTCCACGTCTTCAAAGGTGACGAGACCCGTGGGGGATGTTCTCATACCCCATTTCTTGATCTTTTCCACGGTGACTCCCTTGACCTTTTTGAACTCGAAAGAGAACGCTGAAATCCCTTTGGGACCCGCCGCCGGATCGGTCTTCGCATAGAATGTCATGAAATCAGCGACGGGAGAGTTGGTGATGAATATCTTGCTCCCGTTGATGATGTACTTGTCTCCCTTTTTCTCCGCTTTTGTCGCCATACTCATGGCGTCTGAGCCGGCATTTGGCTCCGTAATGCCAAGGCAGCCGACCCACTCGCCAGTGCAGGATTTGGGCAGGACATACATCTTCTGTTCTTCCGTAGCATTCCGCCTGAAGTTGTCAAAACAAAGGGTCTGGCTTG
Protein-coding regions in this window:
- a CDS encoding TIGR00366 family protein → MGENKNAEADKQQEGMLERIGLGLAAWSEKWFPDAWVFALVGIVIVYVFGLLIGESPVKLATEGGKAFWILIPFTMQMAFIIIGGYVLASTPAVYWLIQKVAGIPKTGRGAIAFVAFLSLVTSLISWGLSLIFSGLLVRELTRRVKGMDYRAAGAAAYLGLGAIWALGLSSSAPLMMATKGAIPPKLFEISGLIPLTQTLFIWGNFWMIVALIGVSVPIAYFSAPKPERAKTVDYFNLKFEQIDTSIEARQKPGEWLEYSPLLIILVAGLLCWYLIDLFGKDPRGPLAALDLNNYNLIFITVGMLLHWRPKRFLKAVAQSIPATGGVLIQFPFYAVIFGMIVGTGINKWLADLFYSMTTQGTYPLLVAVYSAVLGVFIPSGGGKWVIEAPYVLQAAIQHQVNLGWVVVIYNAAEALPNLLNPFWMLPLLGLLHMKARDLVGYSVLQMFVHIPLVFFLCWLFAQYIPFVPPLK
- a CDS encoding acyl-CoA dehydrogenase family protein; its protein translation is MALDFTFTDEQRWLEESVYKWAVNWLEPQMEHMYEVDEMPPTLFKELANLGVNGIVFEEKYGGSALGYIDTLLAYETIARVSNALSMTVGASQTLCFDNFRRNATEEQKMYVLPKSCTGEWVGCLGITEPNAGSDAMSMATKAEKKGDKYIINGSKIFITNSPVADFMTFYAKTDPAAGPKGISAFSFEFKKVKGVTVEKIKKWGMRTSPTGLVTFEDVELPEENLIGGLNKGVAVLTSGLCTERITLSGCTLGSQRSCLELSLKYAKERVQFGKPIATFQAIQGKLADMYTGYLASKWMAYSAAAYCDSLENKVGGKGTDLDRMAAAALLFCGEMGTKIGLDAIQIFGGYGYCTEYPVTRHFLDQKLWEIGAGTSEIRRMIIARELMRDDFKSGK